Part of the Ammospiza nelsoni isolate bAmmNel1 chromosome 25, bAmmNel1.pri, whole genome shotgun sequence genome, CTCAGAACAATCATCTCCCaattgtttggggatttttttctgtacttaTCTAAAAGCCATTTGAGAATGTCTCCTGATTATGGAGAGCTAATTAACCAAAACACTGAGTTACACAGGAAATGTTTCACTGATCAGATCTGCATTGTGCCTTCTCCATGCTCTAAAAACTCTAGAAGTCAGGCACAGTTCAGGGAAGGGGCAAAATCTGAAATAAGGTTCCCAGAGAGAGTCTTTGGGTTATTTTACAATTCATGAGCAGGCAGCTTGAAAACCAAGCCATATGCTGAGCACCCCAGCTGATCCCTAGGATTTAGTGATTAATTGTTGTGTAATTGTGCATTACCAAGGGTTACACAATTTTTTCCAAACACAACACTGAGCTCTAAGGGCCACTCTCTGCTCTGACAGAGAGgcattttaaaagagatttgcatttttaaaatttgagcCACATGAAGCAACAGTTTCCTGTCAAGGAAACCTGGAGCACTTACCCCAGTGCAAACATACAAATGTGGAGAACATCTTCACCCATGAAGTCCAGGTAAAAAGTTGctccttgaaaaggaaaaaattcaattACATCTTCCCAATTCCACCTTCAGCCAGGATTCCTATTTTTATAGCCAGCACCTTTGTTTATTTAATCATCTGAAAATAGGTGTCCTGATTTCTATTTTAACACAAATCATTGACAAATCTTTTCGAGTTTCACTACCAAAATAGTGCTGCTGGTGTCACTAACAGAGATAAATGAAACTGTGCAGTAAAAACAAGAGGGACTATTTTGGAATGATGAAACAAATTGGATTTAACTATAAAAAGATGCAAACTCTTgaccccaacaacaacaaacagcTCTAAATTCTAGAAGTGTcctgggtggcagcaggacacaaattctgtctcctcctctttacatttttaatgtaaagaaaataaagtaaaaaataaataacaaggAAACATTTTACCTGCACATCTAGAAACACATATTGAATGAGGAACAGTCTCAAACAAATTCCCCTGCACTTTAAACAAAATGacagcacagaacagaaaattttaaCAGTCTACTGGGataattcacatttttaaaaaggaaaaaaagacccaaacaaAGCCAGTACAGATGAGAGATGACAAAAAAATAAGAGTCATCATATTGCTGAGTATTCACCTTCTTCAGGAGGATTATTTCCCAAAATCTTTTGCCCTTTTTTCAGAAAGGTTTGTGCAGTTACCTGCTGAGATTGCTGCTGTGGTGGATAGGATGTAGCCAATGCTGGAGATCTGAGCTGAGTCATAGAGCTGCGAGGCTTGAGCTAAAAACCTGCAACACAATCACAGGCAACAGGGGCTGATTGGGATGATCCTTTTTTGGAAACACCTTTCAAAAGTGATGCATAAATTTAAGgaaattcattctttttctcactgaacagcagcagcaagccttggaaagaataaaaaggaCAGAAGAGGGAGGTTTGTGGCTGCACTGAAATTACTGCCCCAACCTCAGGGCCAGAGTGTCCCTCATATTTTGAGAAGCCTTTTATCCCTGCTGCTAGCAGCTTTTTATGTTATTGCAAgtacaaaggggaaaaaaaaccctaaaaatagatacattttcaaCAACACTGATCCTGCACTTTGATTTTAGGCAGTGCAGATACTGCATTTGATTGGCCACCATTTCAGCCCTAAAATTGTTTAGCAAATACTTGAATGGTggcattaaaacatttttatgttaTTGCAAgtacaaaggggaaaaaacccctaaaaatagACACATTTTCAACAACACTTTGATTTTAGCCAGTGCAGATAATGCATTTGATTGGCCACCATTCCAGCCCTAAAATTGTTTGGCAAACACTTGAATGGTGGCATTAAAACCACCTGGCAGTGGAAAAGCAAAGACCCCCCAGGCTCCTGGGACAGATCACAGGAAAGAATGGATAATTCCCCTAGATTTTAATGGTATTTTGGCATGGTACAaacagcccctgccccacaccCCACAGACTGCAGAGCAAGAGAGGAGTCCTTACGTGGCCTGGTAGATGGCAGTGGCAGCCATGCACACCAACATGATGTAGAAGATGGGGGAGTCCAGCTGCAGGGTGCCCTGGATGGACACCAGGATCATCCCAGCCACTGCCTTCACTGTCACCACGGTCATGGAACCTGGGGGGCACCACActcagctggggcagctgcacGAGGCTGCAAAgcaccccagcaccccaaaaaccccagcacccctcctcctgccaggccagaccagctctgcctgtctgccaccagctctgcccatTCTATCCCCACAAACCCACCACAGTAACCTCCAATAAATCACTGAACCCTTCTCCAGCTACAGAACTGGGAGAATTTACTGTGaaggtgctcacaggggtcccaggatgagggaaagatgaggatctgactccatgtctcagaaggctgatttataattttatcatatatgttatattaaaactatactaaaagaatggaagaaaggatttcatgagaaggctggctaagaatagaaaaagaaggaatgaataacaaaggcttctgTCTCTGACAGACAgtctgactgtgattggccattaattagaaacagccacatgagcccaatcccagatgcccctgttgcattccacagcagcagataaccattgtttgcattttgttcctgaggcctctcagcttctcaggaggaaaaatcctaaggaaaggatttttcagaaattatcaTGGCTACACATTTACTGGTGCTGTCAGTGTGTAAAGAGTGTTCTGCAATTACAGGATGGGAGGATAAAGTTTTCCATTTGGTTTGGTTCATAAAGCCAAAGAGGTGTCCAAAACAAGAATCAGGAAGAATTTTCCTCTCTTGAAAGTTGGGCCATTCAGAAGTAGGGCAGTTGCTTTGTAATTTATGGACCCTGTGAGACACCACTGAAATCCAGCcccaaacagcacaaaaaaccaaaaaagagtaaaagaaaagACACTGCAGGAACTGAGGGTGCATGAACAAAAATTGAGGACTGTGACACAGATTTCAGCATGGCAGACTTGCCATTACTCATcctttttaaagtttaattgATTACAGTTTCCATTAAAAAAGTATTAAATGTGTAAATCCAGAATGACTGCAGGATCCCACTGTGGGATATCAGAATCACCAGGGATTCTTTCACAGGGACAAGCTGGGGTGGCAGAGGATTCCTCATTTCTTTACCAGAGCTAAGACAATCCTTGTAGGTCAAGTCCTCTCTTTCACCCTCTGGCTCAGCCCTCTTCACACACTGAATGCCACCCTTTGTGTGCCCAGATTAAAATTAAGAACATTAATAAACAACCTGCACTTTCTGTGCTTGGCAGATTATTTGCCTGATGGGGAAAAAGCCTTAATTGTTCAAAGGTTCTTTGCAAAGATTCTAAATATCAGCTTCAGGAACATTTCTGGAGGAAATTAGTGCATTTCATGGCATTAATTAAATCAATATAATCCCCTGCATGCCTCAATTTACTGATAAAAGATCTTACAAGTGCATATCAACTTACCCAGCAAAGCCACCAGCAGGAGAATAATGACAATGTAGTTTGCATTTCTCTCCTTGTAAAAATACAGGAGCAGACAGAACACAATGATCTCCACAAGCTACaagagagagaaatgagaaTATCAGAGATGCAGAGCACACAGGGTTGGCAGTAAATGAGATTCTGAGCCAATCAAACATCAGAACAGGGCAAATCAAAGGGAAATGGGGATCCCACACAATTACAGACCAAATTCTGCATCATCTCAGATTCCAGTTAGAGGAGAtactcagcagctgctggcagaacAGGAAACACAGGGCACTTCTGATGCTGGATTTATGGTAAAGCAGCTGATCAAACAGTCCTGACTGAATATTCACAGGGGAGATCTCAGTCTGCTTTCTGCACTGAGCTCCCACAAGTGATCCCTGGGGCAATGCCAGGATTATCTTCCTTAGAACACAAATTTCATGGGATTTTCAATAAGAGATTTGTGGGCCCAGAGAAAATCAGTGTGGAAAAAGCCCAGATTCAGGTAAATTTTCAGTCAAAGACATTTAATCCTACAGAATTCAGAGAAACAAAGGAGCTGTGCGTGTGTGTGACACCTGGAAAAGCTGGCCCAGGTTTGTGAGTGAACACAGGGAACAACCAGGAAAAATAATGCTGGAAATGAAACTGCCCCCTCCCTCCATGGCCCCTCACCATGTAGAGCAGGAATGGCCAGCTCACTAAATGCCTGGTGATGTTTTCTGCTGTCATCTTCTCGTGGCTGTTGGGTCCAAACGTCACCAGCAGGTAAGTGCCAACAACTGCCAGGCCACAGCCCACGAAGGACAGCACGTAGcgccctggggcagcacaggacaggagaGCACAGGGTTAATGAGGGATGCGTGCAATTCATGAATTAATGCCACAGCACCATCACTGGGTGTTCTTCTGGGTGCCCTTCCTGCCCCACCTACAAAATCTTGCAGCCACCAGGGTGTGGGAGCTGAGACAAAGTTGGGACCAGGTGGCATCTGCTGAATAAATCCAGCTGCAAGGTCTGTGatcctgcctggcactgcccacagcCCTTTCCCACCTCTGCAAACACCTCCACATTTATGGAATTCActcccctgtgcctgtgctgcagcttcagccTGTTTCTAAATGCTGTGAGGTTCAGGGGATTTGGCACAAGCCAGGAAAAAGATCTCCATTTGTAATAAACAGTGGAGGAGATGACACATTTCATCCAAGAGGTGCTAATGAGACCTTGCCAGCCCTGTAATTATAATTCCTGAGGGCCCATGCCGTGTGATGAACTGTAAACACAGaggagaaatgaaaaggaaCTGTGGAACTTACTCAAAAATTCCTTGGGcttccatttttctttaataaatataattccTATGATTGCACTAGctgtgaaaaaatgaaaaggggagAGAAACAGTGAATTGTGGAGTCAGGAATCTCGCACAGACCACACTCAGGCTCCTTGCTCCTTACCCACTACAGACACTGCACTGAGGGGCACGATGAGCGAGAGGGGAGCGAAGGCGTAGGAGcagaacacccccagctcccccagcagcagcagcacgaaCCCGCTCCACCAGGTCTTGGTTCTGAAGTAGGCCCGGGGGTCCTTGGAGCCTGCCAGCCTGATGTGGCTGTATTTCTGGGCaagaacacagaaacaaagcagctTTGTCACGTTGGGTTGGTTCTCTCAGTGCAGGGTGAGGGTTTGCTCCAGGGCACTCACCTGCAGGTTGAGGGCAATGCTGCTGACAAGGTGCCCAAAAATAGCCAGGAGTGCCCCAATCAAGTTCTCCTGCAAAACCAAGGGAACACACAATTATTGAAAATTATCAAATTCAGCCAAGGAACCCAGAGGGCTTTGCACACcctggaggagagcagagttTTAAACCATTCCTGAATCATGGAACAGCCTGGCATGGAAGGGAACTGCAAAGGTCACTGGGTCCAGCACCCAGCTGCCAATAAAAGCTGTTTatctccctcccttcctgctgctctggggcagctcagataagtgctgtgcctgtgctccagacctGTGAACCCAGGTGCAAGATAAGACTCAGCAGCCACTTTCTGCAAGAGATTTCAATTAGTTTGCAGTTTCTCAGAGAGGGGGAAGATAAGGCTAAAAAAGCCCCACACCATCACTCATTCTTGCCTCTGAAAAACTCATTTATGAGGATTTTATTGCCCTGGAATCCAGAGAATGGATCAGGAACCTCTGCTTCCCAACTATTTTGCTCTTCTCCACTTGTGACAGCTGCTGGTTCAGTCACTTCTTCAGCCCATGTGATGAGGAAGCCAAATTATCACAGattttaatctgctttttgaATAAACCAGTTATTCCCAAAGTCACAGGAGACTGCTGACAGCTCCCAACCTCTTCTGCACTGGCATTCAAAGCTCTGGCATTCAAAGCTCAGCAACAATTCTCGCGCTCTGAGGATGGAATTTGAAATGAAGAAAGGATGGAAAGCAGGCTGAGTCACAAAGGAGATGCAGAGGAGGACTGAAGGGAAGAGCCTGAGGCCACCAAACATTTGTGTGCTCCCCAAACTGCCTAAACCTCATTCAATGTCATTAGCAGTGTTCCTTCAGCCCAGTCCTTACTTGCATTGATTTGGATTCACATGTCAATAGGAATAAATGGAGTAATCTTGATTTTCTCAAACACTGGAAAACTTCCAGATTTCAAATTTGTAGCAGCAGAACAAAAACCTCTTTATCAGAATGCACAAAAAGAAGATTGACTCACAAAAAGAGCTTCACTCAAAAGCACCTGAGAGGTTCCCAGGACA contains:
- the NIPAL3 gene encoding NIPA-like protein 3 isoform X1, with product MEGGNSPSLQLQQLPLATAAVSVQPHTDSFSYKENLIGALLAIFGHLVSSIALNLQKYSHIRLAGSKDPRAYFRTKTWWSGFVLLLLGELGVFCSYAFAPLSLIVPLSAVSVVASAIIGIIFIKEKWKPKEFLRRYVLSFVGCGLAVVGTYLLVTFGPNSHEKMTAENITRHLVSWPFLLYMLVEIIVFCLLLYFYKERNANYIVIILLLVALLGSMTVVTVKAVAGMILVSIQGTLQLDSPIFYIMLVCMAATAIYQATFLAQASQLYDSAQISSIGYILSTTAAISAGATFYLDFMGEDVLHICMFALGCLIAFLGVFLITRNRKKPVPFEPYISMDAMPGMQNMHDKGIAVQPDLKASFSYGALENNDSMPEIYTPATLPIVQEQHGPRGGSAPPYRVLEHSKKE
- the NIPAL3 gene encoding NIPA-like protein 3 isoform X2, which gives rise to MEGGNSPSLQLQQLPLATAAVSVQPHTDSFSYKENLIGALLAIFGHLVSSIALNLQKYSHIRLAGSKDPRAYFRTKTWWSGFVLLLLGELGVFCSYAFAPLSLIVPLSAVSVVASAIIGIIFIKEKWKPKEFLRRYVLSFVGCGLAVVGTYLLVTFGPNSHEKMTAENITRHLLVEIIVFCLLLYFYKERNANYIVIILLLVALLGSMTVVTVKAVAGMILVSIQGTLQLDSPIFYIMLVCMAATAIYQATFLAQASQLYDSAQISSIGYILSTTAAISAGATFYLDFMGEDVLHICMFALGCLIAFLGVFLITRNRKKPVPFEPYISMDAMPGMQNMHDKGIAVQPDLKASFSYGALENNDSMPEIYTPATLPIVQEQHGPRGGSAPPYRVLEHSKKE